Proteins found in one Sorghum bicolor cultivar BTx623 chromosome 1, Sorghum_bicolor_NCBIv3, whole genome shotgun sequence genomic segment:
- the LOC110432060 gene encoding uncharacterized protein LOC110432060 isoform X1, with protein MTNLRSQRTKAPACNQSGSSQLEVYLISLRNHCKVVAKGKLVTRDSTRSIAGTVLGKEYVGVYVDALDNGNNGDKMLPRPFYSVITMRDAIGFVIAWPRSHVKQLKSSTQAGTTLHDGNM; from the exons ATGACCAACCTA AGATCTCAGAGAACTAAAGCTCCAGCTTGTAATCAATCGGGATCG AGCCAACTGGAAGTCTATCTTATTTCACTAAGAAACCATTGTAAAGTCGTGGCCAAAGGAAAGTTAGTGACTCGTGACAGTACTCGAAGCATTGCTGGGACTGTGCTTGGAAAAGAATATGTTGGGGTTTATGTTGATGCCCTTGACAATGGAAACAATGGAGATAAAATGTTACCTAGACCATTCTATTCTGTGATAACTATGAGGGATGCTATTGGCTTTGTTATTGCTTGGCCCCGTTCACAT GTTAAACAACTTAAGAGTTCAACTCAAGCCGGTACAACATTG CATGATGGAAACATGTAA
- the LOC110432060 gene encoding uncharacterized protein LOC110432060 isoform X2, whose translation MTNLRSQRTKAPACNQSGSSQLEVYLISLRNHCKVVAKGKLVTRDSTRSIAGTVLGKEYVGVYVDALDNGNNGDKMLPRPFYSVITMRDAIGFVIAWPRSHVKQLKSSTQAA comes from the exons ATGACCAACCTA AGATCTCAGAGAACTAAAGCTCCAGCTTGTAATCAATCGGGATCG AGCCAACTGGAAGTCTATCTTATTTCACTAAGAAACCATTGTAAAGTCGTGGCCAAAGGAAAGTTAGTGACTCGTGACAGTACTCGAAGCATTGCTGGGACTGTGCTTGGAAAAGAATATGTTGGGGTTTATGTTGATGCCCTTGACAATGGAAACAATGGAGATAAAATGTTACCTAGACCATTCTATTCTGTGATAACTATGAGGGATGCTATTGGCTTTGTTATTGCTTGGCCCCGTTCACAT GTTAAACAACTTAAGAGTTCAACTCAAGCCG CATGA